The Desulfofundulus salinus genome includes the window CTCTCCCGAGGAGGTTCCGGCCCTTAAAGAGCGGGTTCAGGAAGCCCTCAGCAGCGGCAAAACCGAAATCCGGTGGAAGGAAGAGGTTTTGCCCGTATCAGCCGACCTCACTGAGGCCCTTAAAGAACTGGACATCGCTTACAAAACAGTAAAGGATTCTTCTGTAGAATCACTGGCGCGGGCCAGGACGGTTACCAGGAAGATACTGATAATTAAGGACAATTTCGAAGAACTGGTTTATAAATGTGAAGAGAAGCCACGTTCCGTCGAAATCGGCAGGCTTCCGAAGTACCTCAAGCCCGAAGTCCGGCTACTCGAGCACCAGTACGAAGGCATTAAATGGCTGCAGAACGCCTGGGTTTGTGGCCGTCGGGGTGCGCTTCTGGCGGACGACATGGGCCTGGGGAAGACCCTTCAGGCGCTTGTGTTTATGGCGTGGATCCGGGAACTTATGGACGAGGAATTCATTGAAAAGCGTCCCATGCTGGTGGTAGTTCCGCAGGTCTTATTGACTAACTGGGCGGAGGAGTACACCCGGTACTTGAAGCCGGAAGTTTTCGGTCCACCGTTAATTTTGCATGGAGATGTACTCCGGAGACTCCGCTATGATGGAGGAGAAAGTGAAGGTGAGGAACCGGGGACGTACATCAGGAAAAAACGGCTGAACGTTGAATATGTGAAAAAAAGGAGACTTGTTATTACTACCTACGAAACCGTGCGTGACTATCAGGTTTCGCTTGGCCAGGTTGACTGGGGCGTGATGGTACTCGACGAAGCCCAGAAGATTAAAAACCCTACCGCCCTGGTAACGATGGCCGCGAAGGCCATGAAGTATGAATTCGGAATTTGCCTGACGGGAACTCCCGTTGAAAATTCCTGGATCGACCTTTGGAGCATACTGGACTTTGCAATTCCCGGGCATCTCGAACCCCTCACCGATTTTGCCCGCAAGTACCATTATCCCCTGAAGAAGCAGGGTACGGATGTGGAAGCCCTGGGGCGCGAGTTGAAAGAAAGGGTAGCTCCGTATTTTCTGAGGAGAACGAAGGAGGAGAATTTAAAGGGGCTGCCCGAAAAAAAAGTGATGTACTACCGCGTTCCCATGCCAGATTGCCAGTTGCGGCGGTACATGGAGTGTGTTACGCAAGCTCGGCGTACTCTTCCGGACCCGCAGGGCGGCGGGAGTGGTAGACACATATTAAGGGCCATTCAGTTGCTTTACGAGATTTCGCTTCACCCCGATCTTCCCTGTTTGAACGAGGCCAGTCTTGCTTCTCAACCGGCCGGGGTGTTTATTTCGGCATCGGCTAAGCTCCTGAAGACTTTTGAAATCCTGGACGACGTGCGCCGGGTGGGTGACAAGGCGGTAATCTTTTTGCGCAGCCGAAAGCTGCAACGGCTGCTGCAGCGAGCAATATATGAGCGCTACGGGTTAAAAACGGCAATTGTCAACGGTGAAACGCTGGGTGAGGTGCGTAAACGGCTGGTTGACGAGTTTCAGGCAAAGCCCGGTTTCAACGTGATCATTATGTCTCCCGACGCGGCGGGGGTCGGACTGAACGTGGTGGCCGCCAACCACGTGATCCACCTCAGCCGTCCGTGGAACCCGGCTAAAGAGGACCAGGCGACAGACAGAGTCTACCGGATTGGACAGAAGAAAACGGTATTTGTACACATACCGCTGGCCGTTCATCCCCTATTTGAGGGGGGATCTTTTGATGAAAAGCTCGACCGCCTTCTGTCCAGAAAGCGACAACTAAGTACTACGGTCCTCCTGCCCCCTCAGGTCGAAGAGTGGGAGAAGCTATCTTTAGCTGAAGACGTCATTGCTTGTGATGCCGGGGAGCCGGAAGAAGGGTCATTCCTCACACTAAGGGATGTAGACGAAGCGGCACCCACGATTTTTGAAATGATTGTGGCCGCGCTGTTCAGGAAGATGGGTTACGTGGCGGAACCGACGCCAACGCACGACCGGGGGGCCGACGTAGTGGCGGTAGTCGGTGAAAGTGGAGGCGCTCGGGGCATGCTTATTCAGTGCAAGCATGTAAAGCGACCGGGGGAAGCGGTGGGACCCGCCGCCGTACGGGAAATAGCTGCCGCACGCGGCATCTACGAGCTCCTTCACGGCTGTACATTTAATCTCGCGGTGGTCACGAACGCGTACGGTTTCACCAGGTCGGCCGTAGAATTGGCGGACGCCAACGGCGTGACTCTGGTGGCGAGGGAAAAACTGGCCGTGTGGTTAAGAGATTATCCGGTCGAGCATGCGGAGGTTTGGTTTAGTATTCATGGGGGTGGTAATCTTGTCCCCTAACTCCGGAGAACTTCTGCTCCCGCGTGAGGTTGCGAGTATGTTCCGGGTAACCATCCGTACACTGGGCAATTGGGAAAGACGGGGCTTTCTAACGCCGGTTCGATTGCCGTCGGGTCAACGGCGTTATAGAAGAAGTGAAATTGAAGCGGTTACTGAAGAAGGGAAGCACGTGTCGAAACCTGAGCGGGGTGGAGGAAGTTGATTAAGGTCCGAAATAACGTAGCTTACCGCTTCGGCCGTGATTTTGCTTACTCATCGCCATGTTCCTTACTGGTTGTAGGGGAAAAACTACCACATTAAGTACTAGTCTTGCGGTGCAAGATAAGGGTACCCAAGGACAAATAACGGGTTTAATCCCTGTTAGTTAAAAGAATGTCGCAAAATAGAACTAGATATCAAGAGGGGTGATCTGTCCTATTTTAGCTGCCTTTTATTGTCAGAATAAGTTTCTGACCATTTGATTGCCATAGTTTAGGGCTGAATTCCCATTCATGCCTCTTAGAAGTTATTTCTTACCAGCTCGGAATCTGAATTTTGCAGGTCACACATATTAAATTAATAAAGGATTAAAGTCAACATCTTTAATGCCATACTCCTTCATTTTGCGGTAGAGGGTGCTGCGGGAAATTCCCAGGTGCCTGGCGGCTTCCGTTTTGCTTCTGAATCTTGCCAGACAGCTGCGGATCGCCTGTTCTTCGGCGCTTTTGATTAAGGCTGCTTCTTTTTTAGCCGGAGAGGTCTTCCTGGAAGTGACAGATTCGATCAGGCCCGGTGGAAGCAGGTCGGTGGTTATTACCGGTCCGGTAGCCAGGTTCACCGCCCGTTCCACCACATTTTGCAGTTCGCGGATATTGCCGGGCCAGTGGTAATTGAGGAACAGGTCCAGGACTTCGGGAGCAAAACCTTCCACGTCTTTGCCCAGGCGCCCGCTGATCCGCTTCAGAAAATGGGTGGCCAGTTCCCGGATGTCTGCTTTCCGTTCCCTTAACGGGGGCAACTGGATAACTATTACACTCAGGCGATAAAAGAGATCCCGGCGGAAGTTGCCTTTTTCAACTTCAAGCGCCAGGTCCTTGTTGGTGGCGGCGATGATGCGGACATTAACGGGAATGTATTCCCGCCCCCCTACACGCATCACCTGGCGTTCTTCCAGTACCCGCAACAGGGCAGCCTGCAGGTCGACGGGCATCTCTCCGATTTCGTCCAGGAAGATCGTCCCCTGGTCGGCCAGTTCGAATTTGCCGGGGTTACCGCCTTTCTTAGCCCCGGTGAAAGCGCCTTCATCGTAGCCGAATAGCTCGCTGGCAATCAAATCTCGCGGGATGGCGCCGCAGTTGATGGCCACAAAGGGCTGTTCCGCCCGCACGCTGGCGTTATGGATGGCCTGAGCGAAGAGATCTTTCCCTGTCCCGCTCTCCCCCAACAACAGGACATTGCAGTCGGAGGCGGCGGCAGCTCGCCCAATTCTTAAAGCTTCTTTAAAACAATCTTCTTTCCCGAACAGTTCGGAAAAATGCACTCTGGCCCGGGAACCGACCAGCCTGTTGACGAGTCGATTGACTCTTTTGATTTCCTGCAGCACCACCACCCGACCCATGTCCTGTCCATCTTGGTCGATTAGCGGGCTGCAGCTTACGGTGCATCTAACCGTTTCGTGGTTTCTGGTCAGGTTTACCACCGTATCGGTAATGATCTTTTTCGAACGGACCAGGTTGATGAAATAGTAATTGCTTTCTTCGTCACCCAGGACCTGGGCCAGGTTCTGGCCGATGACCTTTTCCCTATCCAGATGCAGCAATCTGGCAGCCGACCGGTTCAGGTGAGTAATATAACCCAAGTTATCAGTGGTCACAATCCCGTCGCGAATAGATTCCATTATGTAGGTCTTGTACTGGTTGGCTAGAAGGTTTTCCCGCAGGGCTTTTTTCAGGGCCATCTGATTTTCGATGGCGCTCACGCCGGCCACCACCATACCCAGGGTATGGTGGTGTACTTTTTCAAAGGGTCCGGTGATGTCCAGGACTCCAATGATCTTGCC containing:
- a CDS encoding SNF2-related protein, which gives rise to MSRERLYWEVTDNGFLFRFRDLSSDLTEWGRADLDPSDSLAVQMLEQLTSEGRGHYVDNGVLIPHEMVADLDEEERTILGLPEPFPFDVEIKSSGTLDAPDFRYLLLFMNGKDQPFVNPARQGAYLRVGADQEYLLTGDLFRLIESVERFNARAGSIPRAAPERLLRFAEIAGLARNVGATLDHYLNSQSVVTPERVSVRLRSLPDGSLEVDPIFCEEVPGKDEGSEVRPLLSQEAEADFLKKFDALRNVRDVYPLQDGVKVVLGERQKEALRRVKACRRLTGAEKEAFLRAPQEFLDPELIDLDHLDHFSDRVVEIGVYRPRFFPFLSATGESWFPEGGVIVETAGGSKGVYVSPEEVPALKERVQEALSSGKTEIRWKEEVLPVSADLTEALKELDIAYKTVKDSSVESLARARTVTRKILIIKDNFEELVYKCEEKPRSVEIGRLPKYLKPEVRLLEHQYEGIKWLQNAWVCGRRGALLADDMGLGKTLQALVFMAWIRELMDEEFIEKRPMLVVVPQVLLTNWAEEYTRYLKPEVFGPPLILHGDVLRRLRYDGGESEGEEPGTYIRKKRLNVEYVKKRRLVITTYETVRDYQVSLGQVDWGVMVLDEAQKIKNPTALVTMAAKAMKYEFGICLTGTPVENSWIDLWSILDFAIPGHLEPLTDFARKYHYPLKKQGTDVEALGRELKERVAPYFLRRTKEENLKGLPEKKVMYYRVPMPDCQLRRYMECVTQARRTLPDPQGGGSGRHILRAIQLLYEISLHPDLPCLNEASLASQPAGVFISASAKLLKTFEILDDVRRVGDKAVIFLRSRKLQRLLQRAIYERYGLKTAIVNGETLGEVRKRLVDEFQAKPGFNVIIMSPDAAGVGLNVVAANHVIHLSRPWNPAKEDQATDRVYRIGQKKTVFVHIPLAVHPLFEGGSFDEKLDRLLSRKRQLSTTVLLPPQVEEWEKLSLAEDVIACDAGEPEEGSFLTLRDVDEAAPTIFEMIVAALFRKMGYVAEPTPTHDRGADVVAVVGESGGARGMLIQCKHVKRPGEAVGPAAVREIAAARGIYELLHGCTFNLAVVTNAYGFTRSAVELADANGVTLVAREKLAVWLRDYPVEHAEVWFSIHGGGNLVP
- a CDS encoding MerR family DNA-binding transcriptional regulator, whose protein sequence is MGVVILSPNSGELLLPREVASMFRVTIRTLGNWERRGFLTPVRLPSGQRRYRRSEIEAVTEEGKHVSKPERGGGS
- a CDS encoding sigma-54-dependent Fis family transcriptional regulator produces the protein MTKSSEHMLSLWKQMRLSHDQEWKVREKIRASWARSMEYGVSPFLKMNRQVLPPEKLALKIEENRELVEVALPIIKNLFEVVKGSGFVVALADREGTLLVVVGDEEGIEFTRKANFVEGARWSEDVMGTNAIGLSLVEGKPVQVYGYEHFCICAYNSTCSAAPIRNAEGKIIGVLDITGPFEKVHHHTLGMVVAGVSAIENQMALKKALRENLLANQYKTYIMESIRDGIVTTDNLGYITHLNRSAARLLHLDREKVIGQNLAQVLGDEESNYYFINLVRSKKIITDTVVNLTRNHETVRCTVSCSPLIDQDGQDMGRVVVLQEIKRVNRLVNRLVGSRARVHFSELFGKEDCFKEALRIGRAAAASDCNVLLLGESGTGKDLFAQAIHNASVRAEQPFVAINCGAIPRDLIASELFGYDEGAFTGAKKGGNPGKFELADQGTIFLDEIGEMPVDLQAALLRVLEERQVMRVGGREYIPVNVRIIAATNKDLALEVEKGNFRRDLFYRLSVIVIQLPPLRERKADIRELATHFLKRISGRLGKDVEGFAPEVLDLFLNYHWPGNIRELQNVVERAVNLATGPVITTDLLPPGLIESVTSRKTSPAKKEAALIKSAEEQAIRSCLARFRSKTEAARHLGISRSTLYRKMKEYGIKDVDFNPLLI